The following are encoded in a window of Nocardia sp. BMG111209 genomic DNA:
- a CDS encoding alpha/beta hydrolase family protein, with amino-acid sequence MRGVTVFRARHSSPGRRAARLTRAVLGLALAALLPMSLAVGGAGTASAAFDPSAMDFWVDSPVMGPIKSRIFRAADGNTSRVVYALDGMRARDDLNGWEIETNVAAQLTAANINVVMPVGGQSSFYADWNAASSFLGLPPVSGSSGSASGSSSGSGGLQVLAGGPGKSYRYDWESFITRDLRNALRDRLGFSTSRNGVFGLSMGGSAAVTLAAYHPEQFSYAGSYSGYLNVSAPGMREALRAAMIDAGGYNIDSMAPPWGPQWLRMDPFVFAPRLKTNNTRLWISAGSGLPGVADGANFATVNAMGLEGLALANTRAFQVRMVTLGADNVTYDFPNIGVHNWRYWESEVNRMLPDLSANIG; translated from the coding sequence ATGCGTGGGGTGACTGTTTTCCGGGCGCGGCACAGCAGCCCGGGCCGGCGTGCCGCCCGGTTGACCAGAGCGGTACTCGGCCTGGCGTTGGCGGCACTGTTGCCGATGAGCCTCGCGGTGGGCGGCGCCGGGACGGCGTCGGCCGCGTTCGATCCGTCCGCCATGGACTTCTGGGTCGACTCGCCGGTGATGGGTCCGATCAAGTCGCGGATCTTCCGCGCGGCGGACGGCAACACCAGCCGGGTCGTGTACGCCCTGGACGGTATGCGGGCCCGCGACGACCTCAACGGCTGGGAGATCGAGACCAATGTCGCGGCGCAGCTCACCGCCGCCAACATCAACGTCGTGATGCCGGTCGGCGGTCAGTCCAGCTTCTACGCGGACTGGAACGCGGCCAGCTCGTTCCTGGGCCTGCCGCCGGTGAGCGGCTCGTCCGGCTCGGCCTCGGGATCCTCCTCGGGTTCCGGCGGCCTGCAGGTGCTCGCGGGCGGCCCGGGTAAGAGCTACCGGTACGACTGGGAATCCTTCATCACCCGCGACCTGCGCAACGCGCTGCGGGACCGGCTGGGGTTCAGTACCTCCCGCAACGGCGTCTTCGGCCTGTCCATGGGCGGCAGCGCCGCGGTGACGCTGGCCGCCTACCATCCGGAACAGTTCAGCTACGCCGGTTCGTACTCGGGATACCTCAACGTGTCGGCGCCGGGTATGCGGGAGGCGTTGCGCGCGGCCATGATCGACGCCGGTGGCTACAACATCGACTCGATGGCGCCGCCGTGGGGTCCGCAGTGGCTGCGGATGGATCCGTTCGTCTTCGCCCCCCGGTTGAAGACCAACAACACCCGCCTGTGGATCTCCGCGGGCAGCGGTCTGCCCGGCGTCGCGGACGGGGCGAACTTCGCCACCGTCAACGCCATGGGCCTGGAAGGCCTGGCCCTGGCCAACACCCGGGCGTTCCAGGTGCGCATGGTGACGCTGGGCGCGGACAACGTGACCTACGACTTCCCGAACATCGGCGTCCACAACTGGCGGTACTGGGAGAGCGAAGTGAATCGGATGCTGCCCGATCTCTCGGCGAATATCGGCTGA
- a CDS encoding DUF732 domain-containing protein codes for MLRIRGKATAACAALALVPVFYLTACGHNDSTASSTPTLKTSTTTAAPSSTSAVAEQPSAQQQPPAPAPTTTSAVAERPQPAQPTTDAPLAGKDQAFLDELNKRGVHPSSPDIALTTAQYICQSKAAGASDSELTTYVNAMAGADPSFDQQKMPVEQAGKIYIDVAGATYCDK; via the coding sequence ATGCTCCGGATTCGTGGTAAGGCAACAGCGGCCTGCGCCGCCCTGGCACTGGTTCCCGTGTTCTACCTCACCGCCTGCGGTCACAACGACTCGACCGCCTCGAGCACGCCGACGCTGAAGACCTCGACCACGACCGCCGCACCGTCGTCCACCAGCGCGGTCGCCGAGCAGCCCTCCGCGCAGCAGCAGCCGCCGGCCCCGGCGCCGACCACCACGTCGGCCGTCGCCGAGCGGCCGCAGCCCGCGCAGCCGACCACCGATGCCCCGCTGGCCGGTAAGGATCAGGCGTTCCTGGACGAGCTGAACAAGCGCGGGGTACATCCGTCCAGCCCCGACATCGCGCTGACCACGGCCCAGTACATCTGCCAGAGCAAGGCCGCCGGCGCCTCCGATTCGGAGCTGACCACCTACGTCAACGCCATGGCCGGCGCCGATCCGTCCTTCGATCAGCAGAAGATGCCGGTGGAGCAGGCCGGGAAGATCTACATCGACGTCGCCGGCGCGACCTACTGCGACAAGTGA
- a CDS encoding cutinase family protein: MGCLIALAAVAIIVIVVLLLWYLLAGRLRPPGPTPPGPKRPTSQPASCPDVQLLSIPGTWESRSDDDPHNPVANPLALLRNVTTPVRAQFPQSRLDIYTVPYVAQFSNPVALPPDGQQSYNNSRSEGAQRAQDELAQMNRTCPLTSYVIVGFSQGAVIAGDLAAQIGANRGPVPADLVLGVMLIADGRRDIGPGQATEVGAAPPGVGAEVALKGLNVPGITMTGPRAGFGAVADRTFTVCAPGDLICDAPRQALTPVNLIPSVLSLVRAAGNPVHAMYNTFVVDDKGTTTTQWTTLWAEGIISDAPHPAHS; encoded by the coding sequence ATGGGGTGCCTGATCGCGCTGGCGGCCGTCGCGATCATCGTGATCGTGGTGCTGCTGCTGTGGTACCTGCTGGCCGGGCGGTTGCGGCCGCCGGGGCCCACCCCGCCGGGACCGAAGCGGCCCACCAGCCAACCGGCCAGTTGCCCGGATGTGCAGTTACTGTCCATTCCAGGCACCTGGGAGTCGCGCAGCGACGACGATCCGCACAATCCGGTGGCCAATCCGCTGGCGCTGCTGCGCAATGTCACCACTCCGGTGCGCGCGCAGTTCCCGCAGAGCCGGTTGGATATCTATACCGTGCCGTACGTGGCCCAATTCTCCAATCCGGTCGCACTGCCGCCGGACGGTCAGCAGTCCTACAACAACAGCCGGTCCGAGGGCGCCCAGCGGGCCCAGGACGAACTGGCCCAGATGAACCGGACCTGCCCGCTGACCAGTTATGTGATCGTCGGTTTCTCCCAGGGTGCGGTGATCGCCGGTGATCTCGCGGCCCAGATCGGCGCCAACCGCGGGCCGGTGCCCGCGGATCTGGTGCTCGGCGTGATGCTGATCGCCGACGGCCGCCGCGATATCGGGCCCGGCCAGGCGACCGAGGTCGGCGCCGCACCGCCCGGAGTGGGTGCGGAGGTGGCCCTGAAGGGCCTCAATGTGCCGGGGATCACCATGACCGGCCCGCGCGCGGGCTTCGGCGCGGTGGCCGATCGGACCTTCACCGTCTGCGCCCCCGGCGACCTGATCTGTGACGCGCCGCGGCAGGCGCTGACCCCGGTGAACCTCATCCCGAGCGTGCTGTCACTGGTGCGCGCGGCCGGTAATCCGGTGCACGCGATGTACAACACCTTTGTGGTCGACGACAAGGGAACGACCACGACACAGTGGACGACATTGTGGGCCGAGGGCATCATCTCCGATGCCCCGCATCCGGCCCACTCCTGA
- the zomB gene encoding flagellar motor control protein ZomB: MVVEGQENEGGPAAGAAGPATRAQRRSALVSRTVFVGGVVLTAVLFALGAWQRRWIADDGLIVLRTVRNLLAGYGPVFNEGERVETNTSAAWTYVIWFFAWITHARLEYVSLAVALSLSVLAIVLAMLGAARLWGRPWTTPQRAGTPVLLLPAGAAVYIAVPPARDYATSGLENCLVICWLGLLWWLLIRWSRTERASTGLMLTIAFVAGLSWLIRPEMIIVGGLAGLLIFLAPMPASRLKPIVLRCAILVAGCLVPGLYQIFRMGYYGLPYPNTAVAKEAGGAKWGQGFTYLWDLTGPYLLWLPVLLLLVAAVLSRRPARVRPAAGTAAESARPTGLGPRAARMWQRRDRLRTPAVVVALVLVAGLALVVFELRVGGDFMHGRMLLPQLFCLLLPVAVLPVRVPVRRSAAPAESDGRPAAKPAGRAATWLAAGTAVVWLAVVGWSVFVTDSTGNNSGANISSTGIVDERIYYVLNSSHQHPVLAEDYLDYPRMRAMVQDIAATPDGGLLLSSPSYMMWYVAPPPLPIPDGGAGHTVYFLNLGMTSMNVPLDVRVIDQEGLAYPLAAHTDRLSDGRIGHDKNLYSDWVIVDAGAVGQHPWMPWFLDEKWVKQARTALTCPDTQALLASSRGPLTASRFRHNVEQALHFAKYRIDRVPKYEIQRCGLVDPTTPVAPN; encoded by the coding sequence GGCGGGTGCCGCCGGCCCGGCCACCCGCGCTCAGAGGCGATCGGCTCTGGTGTCCCGGACCGTCTTCGTCGGTGGGGTAGTGCTCACCGCGGTCCTCTTCGCGCTCGGCGCCTGGCAGCGCCGATGGATCGCCGACGACGGACTGATCGTGTTGCGCACCGTGCGCAATCTGCTGGCCGGATACGGGCCGGTGTTCAACGAGGGCGAGCGGGTGGAGACCAACACCAGCGCCGCCTGGACCTACGTGATCTGGTTCTTCGCCTGGATCACCCACGCCCGGCTGGAGTACGTCAGCCTCGCCGTGGCGCTGAGCCTCTCGGTGCTCGCGATCGTGCTCGCCATGCTCGGCGCCGCACGGCTGTGGGGCCGGCCCTGGACCACCCCGCAGCGGGCCGGTACGCCGGTACTGCTGCTGCCCGCGGGCGCGGCGGTGTACATCGCGGTGCCGCCGGCCCGCGACTACGCCACCTCGGGCCTGGAGAACTGCCTGGTGATCTGCTGGCTCGGCCTGCTCTGGTGGCTGCTGATCCGCTGGAGCCGCACCGAACGCGCGAGTACCGGCCTGATGCTGACGATCGCCTTCGTCGCCGGGCTGTCCTGGCTGATCCGGCCGGAGATGATCATCGTCGGCGGCCTCGCCGGTCTGCTGATCTTCCTCGCCCCGATGCCCGCGAGCCGGCTGAAGCCGATCGTGCTGCGGTGCGCGATCCTGGTGGCCGGTTGCCTGGTGCCGGGCCTGTACCAGATCTTCCGGATGGGCTATTACGGTCTGCCCTATCCGAATACGGCCGTGGCCAAGGAGGCCGGCGGTGCGAAGTGGGGTCAGGGTTTCACCTACCTGTGGGATCTGACCGGACCGTATCTGCTGTGGCTGCCGGTGCTGCTGCTCCTGGTGGCCGCCGTGCTGAGCCGGCGTCCGGCCCGGGTCCGCCCGGCCGCCGGCACCGCGGCGGAGTCCGCCCGGCCCACCGGTCTCGGCCCCCGCGCGGCCCGGATGTGGCAGCGCCGCGATCGGCTGCGCACGCCGGCCGTCGTGGTCGCGCTGGTGCTGGTCGCCGGGCTGGCGCTGGTGGTGTTCGAACTGCGCGTCGGCGGCGACTTCATGCACGGCCGGATGTTGCTGCCGCAGTTGTTCTGCCTGCTGCTGCCGGTCGCGGTGCTGCCGGTGCGGGTACCGGTCCGGCGATCGGCCGCACCCGCCGAATCGGACGGGCGGCCCGCCGCGAAACCCGCGGGCCGTGCGGCGACCTGGCTCGCGGCGGGTACCGCGGTGGTCTGGCTCGCCGTCGTCGGCTGGTCGGTCTTCGTCACCGACAGCACCGGCAACAACTCCGGCGCCAACATCAGCTCGACCGGCATCGTCGACGAGCGGATCTACTACGTGCTCAACAGTTCTCATCAGCATCCGGTGCTGGCCGAGGACTATCTCGACTATCCGCGGATGCGGGCGATGGTGCAGGACATCGCCGCCACGCCCGACGGCGGCCTGCTGCTGAGTTCGCCGTCGTACATGATGTGGTACGTCGCACCGCCGCCACTGCCGATTCCCGACGGCGGCGCCGGGCATACGGTCTACTTCCTGAACCTCGGGATGACCAGCATGAACGTCCCGCTGGACGTCCGGGTCATCGATCAGGAGGGCCTCGCGTATCCGCTTGCCGCGCACACCGATCGGCTCAGCGACGGCCGGATCGGGCACGACAAGAACCTGTATTCGGACTGGGTGATCGTCGACGCCGGCGCGGTCGGCCAGCATCCCTGGATGCCGTGGTTCCTGGACGAGAAGTGGGTCAAGCAGGCCCGCACCGCGTTGACGTGCCCGGACACCCAGGCGTTGCTGGCCTCCTCGCGAGGGCCGTTGACCGCGTCCAGATTCCGCCACAACGTGGAGCAGGCGCTGCATTTCGCGAAATACCGGATCGACCGGGTACCCAAGTACGAGATCCAGCGCTGTGGTCTGGTCGATCCGACCACCCCGGTCGCTCCGAATTAA
- a CDS encoding alpha/beta hydrolase family protein, translating to MRVRWIRERVAAEGERERRPGGGNGGRVRRLVRGLAGFALAVALPAVLAIGGAPVTKAAFNQDGFDFWVDSGMGQIKSRIFRAADGNTSRVLYALDGLRARDDLSGWEIDTDVPRLVSQYNINIVMPVGGQSSFYTDWAAASNTNGQAKAYTWETFLTQDLPGALRDRLGFSPVGNAIMGLSMGGSAAMTMAAYHPEQFKYAAAYSGYLNLSGIGMREALRLAMLDAGGYNIDAMWGFPWDPRWTRNDPTHEVNLLRANGTRLWVSSGNGIPGPRDQINQPMDAFHLVNAQVLEAIALGNTRAFQASWDGSGPGNATFDYTAVGVHSWHYWTDEVVKMLPDLSEHL from the coding sequence ATGCGGGTTCGTTGGATACGCGAAAGGGTTGCCGCCGAGGGCGAAAGGGAACGAAGGCCCGGCGGCGGAAATGGTGGCCGGGTCCGGCGACTCGTGCGCGGGCTCGCGGGATTCGCGCTGGCCGTGGCGCTGCCGGCCGTCCTGGCGATCGGTGGTGCGCCGGTGACGAAGGCGGCGTTCAACCAGGACGGCTTCGATTTCTGGGTGGACTCCGGCATGGGTCAGATCAAGTCCCGGATCTTCCGGGCCGCGGACGGCAACACCAGCCGGGTGCTGTACGCGCTGGACGGCCTGCGGGCCCGCGACGACCTGTCGGGCTGGGAGATCGATACCGATGTGCCCCGGCTGGTCTCGCAGTACAACATCAACATCGTGATGCCGGTGGGCGGCCAGTCCAGTTTCTACACCGACTGGGCGGCGGCCAGTAACACCAACGGTCAGGCGAAGGCCTACACCTGGGAGACGTTCCTGACCCAGGATCTGCCGGGCGCGCTGCGGGATCGGCTCGGATTCAGCCCGGTCGGCAACGCCATCATGGGTTTGTCGATGGGCGGGTCCGCTGCCATGACGATGGCGGCCTATCACCCGGAACAGTTCAAATACGCCGCGGCGTATTCGGGCTATCTGAATCTGTCCGGGATCGGTATGCGCGAGGCGTTGCGGCTGGCGATGCTGGACGCGGGCGGCTACAACATCGACGCGATGTGGGGTTTCCCCTGGGATCCGCGCTGGACGCGCAACGATCCCACCCACGAGGTCAATCTGTTGCGGGCCAACGGGACCCGGCTGTGGGTCTCCTCGGGTAACGGCATTCCGGGCCCGCGTGACCAGATCAACCAGCCGATGGACGCCTTCCATCTGGTCAACGCGCAGGTGCTGGAGGCCATCGCGCTCGGTAACACCCGGGCCTTCCAGGCCAGCTGGGACGGTTCCGGTCCCGGCAACGCGACCTTCGACTACACCGCGGTCGGCGTGCACAGCTGGCACTACTGGACGGACGAGGTCGTCAAGATGCTGCCCGATCTGAGCGAACACCTCTAG
- a CDS encoding alpha/beta hydrolase-fold protein — MFRGVRRGAVLAAAALLPLTAGVVAVPAAAQQAAIPAPAAVVQQAIWLSDRRVALWINSPSMGAPVQVQLLLARDWNTHPEARFPVMYLLDGLRATDDENGWTKQAGAQDFFADKNVTVVLPVGGESSFYSDWLEPDNGHNYKWETFLTRELPPLLEGQWRATDVRGLEGISMGGTAAMFLAGRNPGFARFASAYSGYLTTTTLGMPQAITYAMRDAGGFDANSMWGPPTSDEWAAHDPYNLAEKLKGTSLYISAGSGTTGTFDSPSDIPLVSTNYTGMGLEILSRLTSQNFITKLGQLQIPVTVEYRQSGTHSWPYWDFEMRQSWPQAAAALGVDSDRSDCGVGGDIAAVAQSTGWLGDCVTGEYPVTGGVAQDFHGGRVIWSPLGGAHPVGGMIGGSYEGAVGPGGPLGLPVGDEVPLPDGVGRMQEFRGGTVYWSPRTGAQAVRGAILDAWGREGYERGPAGYPTGPEARTPSRDGVVQGFENGPIFAGEKSGAHRVQGLVLGKYAQLGFEGGPLGFPTAGEEPLKDAGRFSRFEGGNIYWSPLSGAWAVRNGPIMEAWGQQGFENGRLGFPISDEFAIPGGIQQNFQTGFVVVHDGRAEVHGV; from the coding sequence ATGTTCCGTGGCGTTCGGCGGGGCGCGGTGCTGGCCGCCGCCGCACTGCTACCGCTGACCGCCGGTGTCGTCGCGGTACCGGCCGCGGCCCAGCAGGCCGCGATCCCGGCGCCCGCCGCCGTTGTGCAGCAGGCGATCTGGCTCAGCGACCGCCGCGTCGCGCTGTGGATCAACTCGCCCTCGATGGGCGCTCCGGTACAGGTGCAACTGCTGCTCGCCCGGGACTGGAACACCCACCCCGAGGCGCGATTCCCGGTCATGTACCTGCTCGACGGGCTGCGGGCCACCGACGACGAGAACGGCTGGACCAAACAGGCCGGCGCGCAGGACTTCTTCGCCGACAAGAACGTCACGGTGGTGCTGCCGGTCGGCGGCGAGTCCAGCTTCTACTCCGACTGGCTCGAGCCGGACAACGGCCACAACTACAAGTGGGAGACCTTCCTCACCAGGGAGCTCCCGCCGCTGCTGGAGGGTCAGTGGCGGGCCACGGATGTCCGTGGCCTGGAAGGTATTTCGATGGGCGGCACGGCGGCGATGTTCCTGGCCGGCCGCAATCCGGGCTTCGCCCGGTTCGCCTCCGCGTACTCGGGCTACCTCACCACCACCACGCTGGGCATGCCGCAGGCGATCACCTACGCCATGCGCGATGCGGGCGGATTCGACGCCAACTCGATGTGGGGCCCGCCGACCAGCGACGAATGGGCCGCGCACGACCCGTACAACCTGGCCGAGAAGCTGAAGGGCACGAGCCTCTACATTTCCGCCGGCAGCGGTACCACCGGCACCTTCGACAGCCCGTCCGATATTCCGCTGGTCAGTACGAATTACACCGGTATGGGACTGGAGATACTGTCCCGGCTGACCAGTCAGAATTTCATCACCAAACTCGGCCAGCTACAGATTCCGGTCACGGTCGAATACCGTCAGTCCGGAACACATTCGTGGCCGTACTGGGATTTCGAGATGCGGCAGTCCTGGCCGCAGGCGGCCGCCGCGCTGGGCGTGGACTCCGACCGCTCCGACTGCGGGGTCGGCGGCGATATCGCCGCGGTGGCGCAGTCCACCGGCTGGCTCGGCGACTGTGTCACCGGCGAATATCCGGTGACCGGCGGCGTCGCCCAGGACTTCCACGGCGGCCGGGTGATCTGGTCGCCGCTCGGTGGCGCGCATCCGGTGGGCGGCATGATCGGCGGCAGCTACGAGGGCGCGGTCGGACCGGGCGGTCCGCTCGGCCTGCCCGTCGGCGACGAGGTTCCGCTGCCCGACGGGGTCGGCCGGATGCAGGAATTCCGCGGCGGCACCGTCTACTGGAGTCCCCGCACCGGCGCGCAGGCCGTACGCGGCGCCATCCTCGACGCCTGGGGCCGGGAGGGCTACGAGCGCGGCCCGGCCGGTTATCCCACCGGTCCGGAGGCGCGCACCCCCAGCCGGGACGGTGTGGTGCAGGGCTTCGAGAACGGGCCCATCTTCGCCGGCGAGAAATCCGGCGCGCATCGGGTGCAGGGGCTGGTCCTCGGCAAATACGCGCAGCTGGGCTTCGAGGGCGGCCCGCTGGGCTTCCCGACCGCGGGGGAGGAACCGCTCAAGGACGCCGGCCGGTTCAGCCGGTTCGAGGGCGGCAACATCTACTGGAGTCCGCTGTCCGGCGCCTGGGCGGTGCGCAACGGCCCGATCATGGAGGCCTGGGGTCAGCAGGGCTTCGAGAACGGCCGGCTGGGGTTCCCGATCAGCGACGAGTTCGCGATTCCCGGCGGGATCCAGCAGAACTTCCAGACCGGATTCGTGGTCGTCCACGACGGTCGCGCCGAGGTGCACGGCGTCTGA
- a CDS encoding alpha/beta hydrolase family protein, giving the protein MRFGRSAAPAADSALATESLRSRRREARSGWRTRLLAVGAATVAVPLAAAAATPAVALASPVVNSVHRTPAGGYDELMVPSVMGPVKVQVQWAKNGGSSALLLLDGLRARDDKNAWSFETNAQDQFANDDVTLVMPVGGQSSWYADWASPSNTNGQKFTYKWETFLTQELPGYLANNYGVSQKNWAVAGLSMSGPAALRLAGFHRDQFKYAASFSGPLNWNAPGMREAIRAMMLDAGRFNCDALAVPWSPQWLKMDPMVFAPQLRGLPMYISASSGLPGQYDHPNSAVGVFNTGTAMGIEAISMVSTRAFQARLNSLHIPATYDFPAVGTHSWLYWQDELGKSRPGILAALGASAG; this is encoded by the coding sequence ATGCGTTTCGGCAGGTCCGCCGCGCCGGCTGCGGATTCGGCGCTCGCGACTGAGAGTCTCCGGTCGCGTCGGCGAGAAGCTCGGTCCGGTTGGCGCACACGACTTCTCGCTGTGGGGGCCGCAACCGTGGCTGTCCCGCTCGCGGCAGCCGCGGCTACCCCGGCGGTCGCACTGGCCAGCCCGGTGGTCAATTCCGTACATCGCACTCCGGCCGGTGGCTACGACGAACTGATGGTTCCGTCGGTCATGGGTCCGGTCAAGGTCCAGGTGCAGTGGGCGAAGAACGGCGGCAGCTCCGCGCTGCTGCTGCTCGACGGCCTGCGCGCCCGGGACGACAAGAACGCCTGGTCGTTCGAGACCAACGCGCAGGACCAGTTCGCCAACGACGACGTCACCCTGGTGATGCCGGTCGGCGGTCAGTCCAGCTGGTACGCCGACTGGGCCTCGCCGAGCAACACCAACGGCCAGAAGTTCACGTACAAGTGGGAGACGTTCCTGACCCAGGAGCTGCCCGGCTACCTGGCCAACAACTACGGTGTCTCGCAGAAGAACTGGGCCGTCGCCGGTCTGTCGATGAGTGGTCCCGCCGCGCTGCGGCTGGCCGGTTTCCATCGCGACCAGTTCAAGTACGCGGCCTCCTTCTCGGGTCCGCTGAACTGGAACGCCCCGGGCATGCGTGAGGCCATCCGCGCGATGATGCTCGACGCCGGCCGGTTCAACTGCGACGCCCTGGCGGTGCCGTGGAGCCCGCAGTGGCTGAAGATGGACCCGATGGTGTTCGCCCCGCAGCTGCGCGGCCTGCCGATGTACATCTCGGCCTCCAGCGGTCTGCCGGGTCAGTACGACCACCCGAACAGCGCGGTGGGCGTGTTCAACACCGGTACCGCGATGGGCATCGAGGCCATCTCGATGGTCAGCACCCGGGCCTTCCAGGCGCGGCTGAATTCGCTGCATATCCCGGCCACCTACGATTTCCCGGCGGTCGGCACCCACTCCTGGCTGTACTGGCAGGACGAGCTGGGTAAGTCCCGCCCGGGTATCCTGGCGGCTCTCGGCGCCAGCGCCGGATAA